One genomic window of Elusimicrobiota bacterium includes the following:
- a CDS encoding recombinase family protein, protein MLELDGQEAKVVKLIYTMFLCDKSIRSITEYLTRKGYRNRKGNIFTTKLIGDILKNRMYTGKLIWNVHHYDKTQKTKKGYRYIKNPPEKIIIAQGKHQPIISEEDFELVQKKLAERRVERKKKASDYPLSGILYCAKCNHRYLGLTSISNHRTGVKKRWYRCMGPYRSFIRYKNKSVKAIELETEVAEILETLLKNDKLKTSRWMNVTAPNFPVFVESAKTDLEKVKNRLETNLKKQSKLTDAYLENLLSEELYKQKNESLRQEDYCFTRS, encoded by the coding sequence CTGTTAGAGTTAGATGGGCAAGAGGCAAAAGTTGTTAAGCTTATTTATACAATGTTTCTTTGCGATAAGAGCATCCGTAGCATTACTGAATATCTTACGCGCAAAGGTTACAGAAACAGAAAAGGTAATATTTTTACTACCAAGCTGATTGGCGATATCCTTAAAAACAGAATGTATACCGGAAAGCTTATTTGGAATGTTCATCATTACGATAAGACGCAGAAAACAAAGAAAGGTTACAGATATATTAAGAATCCGCCAGAGAAAATCATAATCGCACAGGGTAAGCATCAACCTATAATTTCAGAAGAAGATTTTGAACTTGTGCAGAAGAAGTTAGCTGAGAGAAGAGTGGAGAGAAAAAAGAAGGCAAGCGATTATCCTTTATCCGGTATTCTTTATTGCGCTAAATGTAATCATAGGTATTTAGGCTTAACCTCTATTTCTAACCACCGTACAGGTGTGAAGAAAAGATGGTACCGTTGCATGGGGCCTTACAGAAGTTTTATCAGATATAAAAACAAAAGTGTCAAAGCGATTGAACTAGAAACAGAAGTTGCAGAGATTTTAGAGACGCTACTTAAAAACGACAAGCTAAAAACAAGCCGATGGATGAACGTGACTGCGCCAAATTTTCCTGTTTTTGTAGAAAGCGCAAAAACTGACCTTGAAAAGGTCAAAAATAGGCTTGAAACTAACCTTAAAAAGCAGTCAAAATTGACCGACGCCTATTTGGAAAATTTGCTGAGCGAAGAATTGTATAAACAGAAGAACGAAAGCCTAAGACAGGAGGATTATTGCTTTACAAGAAGTTAG